GCCGGTCTACATCATAAATTAGCAGGAACAACAATGAGCATGATGTTAAGCAAAAAGACAACATGACATGTTACTGTTCGTTAGTCCCAAATGGTTGTCATAACTTGGAGTCCTTCTTACGTGTTATAAGGCATGTGTTATGGACGTAATACGTTCTTCACTATCCATATAAATCTTAGTGTTTGAATATCACGTCAAACTTTGTCATAATTCTTGCTCTTGTCTCATCGACAAATAATGATATTTCCCTAACTGTGATAGACTTTTACACTCGTCTATCTGAAATATGGACTGTAACCCTGTGACATTGGGTTAAGTGAGCATTAACTACCTTGCAATAACCAAGGTGTGATCATGTTCTTTGGAGAAAATGAGATTTCTTTGGCTCATATAGCACAAGCGCATTTGTCCATTCGCTGACATCCGAGGTCCTTAGATTCTTAACTATTAGATCTTGAGTTATTTACTATTCTTAAGTCAGTTTATAATGCTTATAAAAGGAGATCAAGTTCTTCATTTATACTTTTTTTTCATCTTCGTCACCTCTCAAAAACTTCTAATCTTTTCTTGAAAACTCTAGTGTTGGTGAGTTTCCATTGTAGAGTAAATTTTATGACTTTTAACTTCTTTTCACCCCTTCCAATCTTAATTTTATTGGTAAATTTATTATTCTCTTTCATTTTGAAATTGCATTGCagttgatattattttattttaatgtttttaaatttgatataatttaactTATTTCTTAATTGTAATTCAACCATTTCAATTATTTGATTAGACACCTACCTTTGAGATACGCATGCATTTAATTTATTAGATTTTGACCCATGGTATGCATTTTTTTTAGCCTATGCAGTTTGATGTAAGTAAATATGTTGACTGTAGTTTGAATCATAAGTTAGAATACTTAAATCAAGGTTTTTATGAAGCTTGATTCGAAGCATATATCTTTTGATTCTAATTAAACATTCACTTGAAGTTTGGAATTTGAATATATTGAACTGATTCAAATCGGGGATGtttgtgattcaaatcacaacACTCATTGACTTGAATCACGAGATTTTTTATTTGAGCCatgttaataaaaaaatcataactaattgtgattcgaatcatgtcATGATGTGACTTGAATCACAAACACAGaacatgattcaaatcaaatgaaaaattctTCATTTTACTACCTTTTATTCCAATCATTGTTTCTTAGATTCAAACCATATCCTCGTGATTTGACTAAAATAGTTTTGTGTTTTCTTCACCCATTTGTGCCTAACCTATAATACATATTTAAAACCTTTTCATCGTCTCTTTTAAAAAAAGTTGGTTAATCAGTTATTGAAAGTGGTCAATCAGTCAGTTAGATTGATTAACCCAAGGATATTCAGTAAGAAAGATAATTCTCATAATGATATTCTCCCAGAGTGTGATCTTTTGAGATCCATACCCATTTTGTCAAAAATATTGAAAAACCATGAGAATTTCTTCATTCACAACACACTTTCTCCGGATTCAACCTTGTGAAAAACTTCCTAGAATGTTGATATTGTGAGAGTTTGCAGTTTAATTGTTTCAGATTCTTTAGATAcctttcatcatcttcaaccttgtacAAAGAGATCATTAGTGTGGTGATTAACTCTAAAGATTTAGGGTGAGAGGTAGAATCAAGTTACATTAGTGAAGTTAATGTTTTTGTgaagtttttttttgtgtatCAGAAGAAAGGATCACTTCTTGTCTATGGTATTTGGTGGTGTTCTATCATGCAAGATAAGAGTTTCTCTATACTCCAAGGAAGACTTTGATGGAATTGAGTAAATATTTTGGCAGAACAAAGTTAGGAGTTATATAATCATTATAAGCTAGGACAGTCAGTTAAACAAGTTTTTGGTAGAGCCGAGTAAATGTTGGTGCATAATGGAAGCTTGGGTGAGGATTATTGTAGCTAAAAAGATTGTTGGATCAAGGTCATTGAAGATCTTGAATATTTGCAATTGAGTAATATGCATTAATAGAAAAGAATATCATTTTATATCTGTTCGagtaaaattgttttataatcaATATTGAATTGCTTATTAAGTCAATTTCACTTATCTATATTTGTATCAATTTTGATTTAGTTGTACATGTTAAAAAGACAATGAAACACGTTATTCTTGAATCCATCTACTATATTTTGTTTCCACTCATCACGTTTACTTATGCAATTTGAACTCTGATTTTAAgcaagaaaaagttttgaaaaatgatttgaggGGATTGGTCTATTAAACTGATATAAAAGTGTCATAATTTAAACAAAGAGTAAAATTGTTCAAAGTACTTCTTTTGTTGTTACTTGGTAGTAGATGTTCTAGTAACGATAATTTATAGATATATGATCATGACAGTTTATCATGACCAAGACCAATATATTGGCTTAAGGTCCTATTTATCCAACACAAAACACTAATCCTTTAGGTGAAATTAGTGTTATTAAAAGCATGAATGTATGCTAAATTCTTTATCACAACTAAATGAtataatatctttaaaaaaattcaagtGTGTGGTTCTATGTGTTGTGCATGTAATATCCTTGAATGGTATTTATGAAGACAATTGTCAAAAGGTTGTGATGCTGACATCTATCAAATGGATGAGTTGATGACAAATGTCAAATAGATGTGTTAGTGACAACTGTCAAATAGTCTTCATCATGACAACTATTCCAAAGGTTCTTGATGATGGCATCTGAAGAAGAAAGATATATCTTAAGTATCCTCAGTCAAATGTTTCAAGTTACAGTTGGAAATGACAAACAATGTTGAATTAAGCAACAAAACTTAAATTTGTGAACTCAAAGATGTGAAGTGTAAAAGCTAGCCTAGTTAGTCACTTAGCGCTTTAATTTTGATCAGTTTATTATAAAGGAACAAGAGTTAGTCTTGAGATATTAAGACACACACAAAGTGTTTTTCAaactcttttctttttataaaaattctTAAAAATCAATTTGGAAGCACTTAATTAATTATAAGCTTGTTTGATCAACTAGGAAGGTGAAAATACATTGGTTAATCAATTAAGATGTCCCTCTAATTGATTAAATCAAATTACAATGCCTCCTAATATATTAAGGGGTTGATAATTTATTAAGTGACGTAGAAAATCAAACTTTCATATTTTATCTTGGTTAATCGATTAGCGCATGCTTTCACCAGAGTATCAAGAAACAACCTTTGATATTTCACCATTGTGCTAAATATGGACATACAAGACCTTATTGCTACGAACTGCTAAAGATCAAGGGAGTCTAGGCCAAGAAGAAGTGGAAACACAATGCTACTTCATCTGACTCAATAGCTTTTACAGCATATATAAGATCCTCAAGAAAAGAATGGTATTGTATTAATGAGGGTACCTAGAACAAGTCTAAAGAAAAGAAGACTCGTGCCACTTTTGACAATAGAGAAAATGGAAGAATCAAGACCTTGGGAAGTTGGTTAAGTCTGATCGTAAGGAGATGCTACTAAGGAAACAATCAACAACTAATGTGAACAACATAAACCTTCCAGGTAATTAAAGGAGGAATATGAGCTTCCATAAATCTAGAGATATTATCAAAAAGGGTAAAGAAACTCCTTTGAAGAAGGATACACTTGAGGAAAACATCGGGGATTTGCAAGATCTAAGGattgataaaaataatatgtatAAAGAAGAAAGGCCAAACAAGATGTCAGAACAGATGGTCCAACATCTGCCTCAGGAGTCTGAATCATCTATTGAGAATTCTTCTAGACTTAAGCAAGAAGGTGTCATTAAATGGAAGTTTGATGGCCAGGATGGAGATCCTCCTAACTTTGAACTACCTACTTAGGTTCAAAATAAAAGTGTCAGTTATAAGTCTTGAGGTATGGTTAGCCAAAAACATGATAGGCTGTTTGGTGAAGGTGAAACTGGTGTTATGAAGTCTAGCTGCAAGATGTGTTTATCAGGTTTTTATTAGGTATTTCTCTCCACAACATTTATCTTGATGCTAAGCATAATATAACTACTAATGGAGACATGAATAATGTTCAAATTAGGTTTGGATATATAAGGAATCATAATAACATTCTAATGTCTTCTGGTGAAGATTCTCAGGAAATCAAGTTAAGTAAGACATATGGTGAAAATGATGTGGAAGACACCATACCCAACATGTTAACAAAGTCTCAAGTGCATAAGGAGAATAATCATGTTCATGAAGATGATGTGACTATTATAGTTATAACTAATAATGATGTGAAGACTTTGGGAAAAGGTGTGATGAGTAAGAATAAAAACATTCTTCTGAATTGTGTTACTAATAGCAAGAAATTGAGAGTGATCTCAAAGAACAAACAATCTATGGATGATATGCCTCATAGGAATGAtgaaaataaatacataattagAGATAATGAGAAACAACTTGTTACCTTGGTATATGCTACTTATGATTATGTCATCATAAGAGACTGTGAGGATCTGAAGGGAAGCAGGACAATGCAGCCTATTCATCAAGTATTGATTAAGCTTGATCAAACGAAGGATTACACAAGTATCTCCCAAGGAAGAAGTGGCACTCAACTATGGTGGAGTGAACCAATGCTCAAGGATGTCTTCAAAGTTGAGAGAAAGATCTTGTGGACTCAACCCTCCAAACGTAGGTGTGGTTTCACCGAACTGAGTTACCAATTAATTGTGTTACTTATTGTTTTTCTGCTCCATCACCTTATTCGAGTAAATTGTGGTGGTTGTGATTTAACTTGTCAAACTAGTTGCTAGGACATCGCGTGCAACATCTATCCTCTGAGGAACATAATTTCATTATGTACTCATGTTAAATATATATCTTGGTTTTTAAAGCTCACAATAACGGACATTCCGTTATCCACCATGTCGCTATAGCATTTTGGAGATCTGGCGCTACGCGATGACAACCTAGGTGTATTAGTATATTAATAATGTTAAGTTCACatacatacttttttttttttttgagaaaaaattcACATATAGTTGTTTGTTGGTTACAATCAATTACTAAtcatattttaaaatccaatttgCTATTGTACAGATCTCAACTTCTaccaattaattaaaatatcaaataatatcttatttaagtaaataaatattcCCTTAAAATATAAGAATACCATATTAAGgatataattttttcttttagGGTTACACTTTCATTTGGTTCATTTTAGCTAAAGAACGTATAGAAGCATAGCAAAAAGTTTTATCCAACTTGTAACTAAGATTACTTCTACTTAATGAGATTTTACATATTTTTGGTCTAATATAAGCAGTTTAGTCTTCTTTTAATGAATCAATATGTTCTGAATTCTAAACAAGGAGTTATCTTTAATTTATTACATGAGGATCCAAACATATTTAGATATAGTTCCTCAACTTGCAATCAATATAATCTCAAAATATACTTAATCCATATAAGTCATTACAGAGTCTAACTCGTGAAACATTCTacctcttttttaatttttttttaaaaaattttactcGTAAAAGATCTATGCAGCATGAGTTATGAGCAAAATATTACAAGGATGTCTAAATTTTGAGTTGCGGAATTTCAAATCAATAGCTGAATTCCGTTCAATTTTCTTGGTCATATTAGACCATCTCCAACGGAAAAATATATCAAAATGACGTGTAAAGAAAGTTATGAGCATTTTATCAATCGTTAGTTGattcagtggtgattgacgctgaaTTTGGTAGGGAGGACCACGATTCGATCGCCGCAGCTACGATCGGGAAGGGGCTAAAACCACTTGATATCAGAACTGACCCCTGAACCGGACTATATCAGTTCTaataaacccaaaaaaaaaaaaattataagcatTTTACAAAACTACTAGCTTACTTAAAAGTCTTCTTCATTTGAATATTTGTATTTAAGCAATTCAAGTCATGATAAATagactaataaattaaaaaattaatgacCATAAACATTTGTTTCCATTTGACTCATTCGAGTTTATCTATTAACCTAAGTTTTAGAATACTATTTATTTGAGAGAATGTATTGAAACAACTTATAACATTGTTCCTAAGGagttttcaacttattttcataatATCTTCAAGAAAACTAAGCTTTATTATCGCATTTTAATTTAAAGTATAAAAcacaatataacaataataaacttattcatgtttatttaaataggccgatcttataaatttaaaatattttttatatggtCTGTAACTTAgtctttttagctaaatagaTTTATAAAAGATCATAAGTCTTTTTTATTTAACAAAATGTCTAACCAGGCACAAACATGTAAACTAAATCATAGACCCTTGTTAACCAATATTTTCACCCCTAGTCATACaaatcatcattctccctctatttttttttttcaatatgaaTTGATCCACCTTTTTTCCACTAAGATGTGATTCTTCTTTTAAACGTGCTCACCACAATAAACTTCTCTACCTGCCAATATTCAACATTGAAATCAAAGACTCccaattttttaaataacaataataaaataactattttcacattgaaaaaaaaaacctGCATTATCATATTCATATATTATCATTAATCTtctttttcatatattattattttattataacattCTTCATTTTCATTCACTTGCAGCTTCTGAGTCACACTCAACAAGTCCAATCTACCTTTCAGATTTCTCATTCTGTTACCACCATCTCTACCTGCCACTTTTTTCTTGGTAAGCTTTCTATTATGCTATTCTCTCTTCTTCCATTTCAAGCTTTCTTTTTCATTGGTGCTTTTTGATAACTTGTCTTACTTTTTATGTTTGTTGGTAAAATTGTATACTTTATCTGTAACCTTACTCTATCATCTGCATTACCCATTTTCTGCTATTTTTTAGCTTCAAGTTTCAAACTTTTTTACTGGGTTTCCTCCTAATGGACATGTATTGTTTGTAAAAATGCTTAActgaatttctttttttttggacaGTCTTTTTTATTTCAGAGGGTTTCTGACTATTTGTGCAACATATTTATCTCAGGAAGTATAAGTTTTTATCTTGAGAGGTTTCATAATCTTTAAAGCCATGAAAGGAAAGAACCGGAGAAGTGGCGGTACGGTTCAATTGGAATATCTGATCCATATACAGGAGCTAAAGCCCTGGCCTCCGTCGCAATCTCTTAGATCCATTCGATCTGTATTGCTACAATGGGAGAATGGAGAGCGCGCTTCTGGGTCGACGAAACTTGTTTCGTCGTCACTTGATGAAGGAAAAATCAAGTTTAATGAGTCGTTTAGGCTTTCTGTGACACTGGTGAAGGATATGTCTGTTAAGAATGCTGATGCTGGAGTTTTCCAGAAGAATGCTTTGGAGTTCAACTTGTATGAGCCGAGAAGGGATAAGATTGTTAAGGGTCAGTTGCTGGGGACCGCTATTGTAGACTTAGCGGATTGTGGTATAGTAAGAGAGAGTTTAAGCATTAGTGTACCATTGAACTGCAAGAGAAACTACAGAAACACGGAGCAGCCacttttatttgttaaaattgagcctgttgaaaagaatCGCGCTAAGTCCACGTTGAAGGATAGTTTATCAAAGGAAAACTGCAGTAGTGGTGATTCTGTATCGGCATTGATGAGTGGGGAATATGCTGAGGAAGCTGAGATTGCCTCTATTACTGATGATGATGTTTCCTCTCATTCATCTGCGGCTGCAGTTACAAATTCTCCCGAGTCGAGTGGGCATATGCTTCCTAATTGTGAAGAGGTATTCATGTTTTTCCATATTTATACTTTTATTCGTAGTAGGAACATATATTTCTTTAACTATAATTAATCAATAGTAATATGTGGCGATTTGTATTTTCCATAGATATTCTGTTTTCATGTCATTATCAACATGCGGTCTGCTTGAATAGCATATCTAAACCATATAGTGATTGTTACTCAATCGCAGAATGGATCAGCTCGAAAAAATGGTAGAAATGACAAGGAACATCACCTGGTTTCAGAAACAAGGGATGAAAAGTTAAATATGATGCAACAGGATATGTATGCGAGACCAGAGAGGAGTCCAGGAAATGGTCATAATTCTATGGAAAATACTCCCAACTATGGTTTAGAGACAACCCAAAAGCATGTTGTTTCTCCTGGTGCTGATTATTTTCCCATATCCTTGGAGGAAAGTTCTATGAGTAAGTCCAAAAGCAGTGATCATGAAAATTCGAATCAGGAGATTCAGGTAAAGGCTTCTCTAGATAGCAAGAACCCAGGCTCAGTAAAATGTGATGGTTTGGAAATCGAGGACAAATTAAACGAGAGATGTGAGGAAACAGACAAATATTGTTTGAAGGAAGGAGGAAGTGATGAATATTACTATAGTTCTGTTGAGGACAAGCTTGGCAATATTTCCAAAAGTGAAAGATTGAAATACGTAAAATCTGTAAGGTCATCTGGAGACTCAACTAGGAGTATTGGATCACATGGTAGCAATCATCACGGTGAAGTAAAGGAAAATGGCATTAGCGGAGATGCTCAAAACAATGGAGGGAACATCAGAAGCAGTGACAGAAAAGATGGTAAGGTTTATCCAAGGGATTCCCGAAATACCAATTTAGACAGCAAGATTCAATATTTAGAAAACAAGATAAAGATGCTTGAAGGAGAATTAAGAGAAACTGCTTCAGTCGAGGCTGCTTTATATTCTGTAGCTGCTGAGCACGGAAGCTCCATGAGTAAGGTTCATGCGCCTGCACGACGCCTTTCCAGACTGTACATTCATGCTTGTAAAGAAAATATTCCAGCAAGAAGGTCTGGTGCAGCTAAAAGTGCTGTTTCAGGATTAGTACTTGTTGCAAAGGCATGTGGAAATGATGTCCCAAGGTGAGTCATTTATTTGggttattagtttttattttctatGATCAAGTTCAATGTTTACTGCATTTTATTGTAACTATTTGGCATTATCCCATCGCGGCTCAAGCTAATGTTGATTTATCATTCGGCTTGCTGTTTCAAAACATTTTCTAAAACAAGAATGAGCATATTCTAAATAAAGAAGATGTAACAAAATTACACTAATCAATTAATTTCCTGCATGAAATTCTAAATGAAATTGGACCAGAATAATTGTTAGTAGTTGATCAGCTGATTTTTCACTGCATGACTTGGAGATTATAATTTCAATATAAACTGTACCGATTTCCTACTGATTAACATCTTGCATATGGATACAGGTTGACGTTTTGGCTGTCTAATTCTATTGTTTTGAGAACAATTATATGCCAAACCACCAAGGGTGTTGCAAGATCAAGTCCTTTTGGATCTAGTGCAAGAAGGAAGAGTGGAGAGGGGAATGGAAAGGCAGTACAACCATTAATATGGAAGGGTTTCTCTCCTAAGAAAAGTGAAAATATAGCAGTTGAATATGAAGGTTTTGCTAACTGGGATGACCCAAACGTGTTCACATCAGCACTGGAAAAGGTGGAAACTTGGATCTTCTCTCGCATTGTAGAATCTATTTGGTGGCAGGTAGCTCTTTTATCTCACGCTCCGTTTCAACAGTCTTAAATTTCCATATAAGCTGATtattgaattgatattgacaatTCTATTGGCTCTAACACAAACCTTTGTTTATCTGTGTCCAGTCTCTGACTCCACATATGCAGCTTGTTGATGCAAAGATTACTCATAATGATGTGAGTTCTGTCATTAGTAAAAGCTTTACAAAGATGTCTAGTTTACGTGATCAAAAGACGGGAAATTTATCATTAGACATTTGGAAGAATGCTTTTAAAGAATCATGTGAAAGGATCTGTCCTGTCCGAGCTTTGGGGCATGAGTGTGGTTGTCTGTCTGTGTTGCCTAGATTGGTTAGTTCCTCAAGTTCCTTTCTCCTGTTTCTTTACTATGCTAAAAGGCATTGAGAAACcattcggtgtttttcatctctGTTAGGGGTGTATTGTCTAATGATAAAAGAGGTATTTTTAATGGAAAAAAAACGTGAACGGTTTCATACCGTCTGCTTTTAGTCATTCCTTTTTCCTTTCCCTTACAAATTCCTCTATTGTTTCTTGGAACCATGGAGATGACAGGGAAGGTATCTTTGTGTCCCACCAGAAAATGATACCTTTGAATATACTAATCAATGTTCAATCTAAATTTTGTTCGGTTTAAGCAATTACATTGACATTAGAATGCATTTTTTTGTAATTTGTAGGTAATGGAGCAGTGCATTGCCAGATTAGATGTTGCTATGTTCAATGCCATTCTTCGCGAATCGGCTGATGACATTCCATCTGATCCTATATCTGATCCAATTAGTGATCCCAAAGTTCTCCCCATTCCACCTGGTAAATCAAGCTTTGGAGCTGGCGCTCTGCTAAAAACTGCGGTAACATTCTATCTCAAATAGTCTTTGTGTAAGCTATAGAATCTAATTTATTCAAACAACATATATAGGTTCAATTTACTACCCCTATgacttttgtaatttgaatgtGCTTCTAAATTTAGTTGTCTATTTTCATTTCTGTTTTTGAATTTTTCAGGTTGGTAACTGGTCTAGATGGTTGACTGACCTATTTGATATGGATGACGATGACTCGCATAAGGATAAAGATGATGACATTGATAACAATGATGGAAATTCATCCTTCAAGGCCTTCCATCTTCTTAATGCACTAAGTGATCTCTTGATGCTTCCTAAGGATATGCTGTTAAGCTCATCCATCAGGAAAGAGGTTAGCAAATGAATTTGTGCTTTACTTTATTCAGTTTTTAACTTGCTGTAAGTTTCTTCTCAGTAATAAAAGGATCCTTGTTTGTGAAGGTCTGCCCAATGTTTGGTGTGTCAATAATCAAGAAGATTCTTGACAATTTTGTCCCGGATGAGTTTTGCCCCGATCCAATTCCCACGGATGTGTTTGTAGCTCTGGACTCACAGGTTAAATAACCAAACTTGCATTTATATATTTGTACTCCTAATTTATTAATAGAATATTGGTTGTGACACTTCACATGCAACATATTTAcaatgattaatgtattttaaactGTGAAATGTGTTTTGATAGAGGCTCAGTGAGATTGATATGGCGTGCAATGAATATACTTTTGTTGCAGGATGATCTCGATGAGGAAAATGAGTCTGTCAACAACTTCCCATGCATTGCTGCTCCCATTGTATATTCACCCCCGCAAGCAATAACGATTGCAAACATTGTCGGGGAGATTGGGCATGAATCTCAAATTAGTCAGCTGAGAAGAAGCAAATCATCTGTTGTCAGGAAGTCACACACCAGCGATGACGAGCTCGATGAATTAAAATCCCCATTATCTTCAATTTTATTCAGCAATTCCTCCTCACCAGTATCAACAAAACCAAActtgaagtggaaagaaagtcacaATGAGTCTTCAATCAGATATGAACTTCTTAGGAATGTTTGGATGAACAGCAACTGACTTTGCAGTAATCAGATTTTAGCCCCTTCATGTAACAGTTGTATCCGGTTGTAAAAAGAATATATAGTATAGCTTTAGCAGAGGTGTAATAACTAATTAGACTTATGACAAGATAGCGAAAATGACATGcatgtaataaataataaaattgagcCTATGTAATGTATAGTAAGGTCATGTGATGGTAACTCTTATTTGCATTTATTTGTGTAATTTTCTTTGAAATTGTAGTACTACATAAGAATTGTAGACTCATATATCAATCACAAAGTACCCGTGAATTAGAAAGAAATATACATTGAATACAAATTGGTAACATAATTGGCTGTAGTAGAAAACAAACTGAAACTAAAACATGTGAAAGTTCTAAAGTTTGAACATCACATGAATAAAGCTGAAAGCTAATGTACCGTGTCATTTTGCTTGTTGATTCCGGGACCAGACATGTTCTAGAaagtaagaaaattaaaatgGAACATCACACCATCACTACAAGAATTTGTGGTCATATACTCATACATTGTGGGTATTTGATTGATTCTTACTTAAGGAGATGCACTACAGAACAAATATtctcaaaaatttcaaaatcaaaatcaccaATAATTGGAACACTATAACAAAAT
The Vicia villosa cultivar HV-30 ecotype Madison, WI linkage group LG6, Vvil1.0, whole genome shotgun sequence genome window above contains:
- the LOC131609075 gene encoding uncharacterized protein LOC131609075, translated to MKGKNRRSGGTVQLEYLIHIQELKPWPPSQSLRSIRSVLLQWENGERASGSTKLVSSSLDEGKIKFNESFRLSVTLVKDMSVKNADAGVFQKNALEFNLYEPRRDKIVKGQLLGTAIVDLADCGIVRESLSISVPLNCKRNYRNTEQPLLFVKIEPVEKNRAKSTLKDSLSKENCSSGDSVSALMSGEYAEEAEIASITDDDVSSHSSAAAVTNSPESSGHMLPNCEENGSARKNGRNDKEHHLVSETRDEKLNMMQQDMYARPERSPGNGHNSMENTPNYGLETTQKHVVSPGADYFPISLEESSMSKSKSSDHENSNQEIQVKASLDSKNPGSVKCDGLEIEDKLNERCEETDKYCLKEGGSDEYYYSSVEDKLGNISKSERLKYVKSVRSSGDSTRSIGSHGSNHHGEVKENGISGDAQNNGGNIRSSDRKDGKVYPRDSRNTNLDSKIQYLENKIKMLEGELRETASVEAALYSVAAEHGSSMSKVHAPARRLSRLYIHACKENIPARRSGAAKSAVSGLVLVAKACGNDVPRLTFWLSNSIVLRTIICQTTKGVARSSPFGSSARRKSGEGNGKAVQPLIWKGFSPKKSENIAVEYEGFANWDDPNVFTSALEKVETWIFSRIVESIWWQSLTPHMQLVDAKITHNDVSSVISKSFTKMSSLRDQKTGNLSLDIWKNAFKESCERICPVRALGHECGCLSVLPRLVMEQCIARLDVAMFNAILRESADDIPSDPISDPISDPKVLPIPPGKSSFGAGALLKTAVGNWSRWLTDLFDMDDDDSHKDKDDDIDNNDGNSSFKAFHLLNALSDLLMLPKDMLLSSSIRKEVCPMFGVSIIKKILDNFVPDEFCPDPIPTDVFVALDSQDDLDEENESVNNFPCIAAPIVYSPPQAITIANIVGEIGHESQISQLRRSKSSVVRKSHTSDDELDELKSPLSSILFSNSSSPVSTKPNLKWKESHNESSIRYELLRNVWMNSN